The Tolypothrix sp. PCC 7712 DNA segment AAATTGTTCAAGGTGCGGCGTTCATCCTCTGCCCATTGCCTCAGAAACTCATTCATTTCTGGGTCAAGGTAAATGACGACACGCGGCTTTTTACTAGGCATTTCTGCAAGTAGACATAAATAGGTGTAATTGTTGTCAATTATCACCCCCATCAAAGCATTTGGGAAGAGGGTTGCTATTTGTGCCCACTTGTTGCTATATTAGCAAGTGTAAAGAAACAACGTCAATCAACGCAAAATGCCTCGGCGGTCATCCAAAAAGGTTGTTGTAGGCGCTGTTCTGTACACCTGTACGAATGTCCATTTCACTTCCACATATCTGCATTAAGCGGTTGCGTATCTGCGATTCGCAGCAATCTTGTGTGTCTAAACTCTGAAAAATCAAGAATTATAGCCGCGTGATTTGTCGAGATGGAAAAGTTGACAGTTTGCCTGTCCTGAACTGTTCCGCGACTGTGAGAGGCTGTTTT contains these protein-coding regions:
- a CDS encoding ribbon-helix-helix domain-containing protein, coding for MGVIIDNNYTYLCLLAEMPSKKPRVVIYLDPEMNEFLRQWAEDERRTLNNLITVLLEKAVTDKKESKDK